The window TACTGGATGACCACGTACTTGCCATCGGGTGCGCCGGGGAGGGACTCGGCATATTGTTTCGACTTCACCTTTCGCGAAACGAGGCTGCCCAGCGGAGCACGGGCCGCGCGCAATTGTTGTGACCACTGGTCGGTCGAGACGGCGCTTCGGAACAACGCCGCTGCCTGGCCCCAGCTCTCCTCGTAATCGCCCCGGTCGACGAGGGCGAGCCAGGCGTCCGCGGCTTCCACGGCGGCACGCTCGGCATCCGCCTGCGCGAAGACGATCGTGGCCGAGACCAGGGCGACGCCAAGAATTCCAACTCTTCCGATCATCATGAGGGACCTCTCTTCGATGTTACGGGACGGACTTGGGGGAGGTCCAACCGCTCCTCGGCGAGTCGAGAGGATTTCCTAGAGGCGCGAGGAGAGCGACATCGCGGTTCATTCGGAGAACTCGTAGTGGATCCTGAGCTCTTCCGCCAGTGCCTTCAATCGCGGATCTGTCGTCCACAGCTTGAGGCGTCCGACCAGTGACGACGCCAGCAGGTGCGCATCGATCCAACCGACGCCGCGGCCGTGCAATCGTCGTTCACTCACGAATTCCACGACATCCACGTGAGGCACCACGGGCGCGCGGTGCATTTGCTCGTAGTCCGCTAGAAGACTCTTGCGTCCTCCCTTGTCCCCGATGAGTAGCTCTCCGTAGACGAAATCATGGCCGCTCACTTCGTCGCGGCTCAGAAGCGCATCCATCTCGGCGGCGTATGGCGCTCGATTCGACAGAAAGCGAATCCAGACGGACGTGTCCACCAGCACTATCATCGAGCAGAGTGCCTCGACGACGAGGTTCGTTCCCGTTGGCGTCGAACCTCGCGGGCGCGCGGCTCCGACCCTCGGAGAGCCCGAAGGCGCTCGTACGCCGCGTGACGGACCAACGCCTCGAGGCCCCGACGAACCGTTTCGGTGTCTGTTCCCGCCCCGGAGGCGGTCTTGGCCTCCCGCAAGAGTTTCTCGTCGATATGTAGCGTCTTCTTCATACATCTATTAGTACCATAAGTATATGGATCTAAAGCCAGCCCAGCGAGTGCAGAAAACGCCAACGGAACCATCGTTCCTCTGGGCCAGCCTGTTCCGGCCTCGAGCGGTCATTCCGTGCATTTGCGCCGCAGCAGCGTTCGGTGAGAGATTTTGCGCTATCGATATGTCGTGCTCACGGCTGTTTGGTCTCGATTTGTTTTCCGCCTTTGCTCTCGATGGATCCTCCCAGGAGCGTGTAGGGGGCTTCACGGCGGAAGGCACGAAACGTCGCCAGCTACGACGAGGTCTCGCCGACCGACTTCGCCCTTCGGGCTTCGTCGAGTCTCGTCGAAGCGAAGCGGAGATGGAAGCCAACTTGGAGAGTCGCTCATGGACTCCCATGCGCTGTTCGCGGCACTTTACGGCCAGCTCGGAGAGCGCGAGGCGGCGGGCGAGCACCTGCGGCAGTTGCTGGCACTCAGACCCGATTTCGTTGGGATCGGGCGCAATCAGTTCGGCAAGTGGTACCTTCCGCGGCTCGTCGAGCAGCTGATCGACGGACTGCGCAAGGCGGGGCTTGCGATCTGAGAAGGACGACGCGTCGGCGCTGTGCTGCGCGGCCCAGGCCCAGGGCGGAGTTCTCCGTTCCAAGCGACTCAGTCGCAAAGGCTCGGCATTCTTGACACCGACTCCATAATCTGAAATCTTGCCCGCGACCATGGTGAGCAGAAGACGATTTCTCGCCGCCGCCGGTGTCGCGCCGCTCGCCGCAGGCTATCAGCCCGTGCCAAGGAAATTCAAAACCCAGTTCGCCGTCAACGTGGAGACGTGGTGGAGAGATTTGTCGTTTCTCGAACGCCTCGATCACGCGGCGGCCGCCGGATTTCCCGCCATCGAGTTCTGGCCGTGGCGCGGGAAAGACATCGAGGCGATCGCGGCGAAGACGCGCGAGCTCGGGCTCGTGGTCACCCAATTCACCGCCTGGGGATTCGAGCCGGGAATGAACGATCCCGGGAATCACGACGCCGTCGTTTCCGAGATCGAGGCGAGCTGTGGCGCGGCCAAAACACTCGGCGCCAGGTGGATGACCGTCGTCGCCGGCGACGATCAGCCTGGCATGAGTCAGGACGAGATGCACGAAAACGTCATCATCGCGTTGAAGCGGGTCGCTCCCATCGCGGAGAGACACGATGTCACTCTGATCCTCGAGCCGATGAACATCCGTGTGGATCACCAGGGGCACTGCCTCTATGGAAGCGCGCCGGCGATCCGTATCGTCGAGGCCGTCGGCTCGAGCCACGTCAAGATCAACTGGGACCTCTATCATCTTCAGATCACCGAGGGCGACCTTTGCGGGCATCTCGCCGAGGGGATCGAGCACATCGGCTATGTCCAGCTGGCCGATCATCCCGGCCGGAACGAGCCGGGCACGGGGGAGGTCCACTACAACCGGGTGTTAAAAGAGCTCGATCGCCTGGGTTATCGAGGCTATGTCGGGCTCGAGCTCAACCCGCTCCAGGGCGAAGAAGCGGCCGCCGATGCCGTCGCCAGCGCCGACGTTTGGTGAAATCATGCAGAGAGAATCCTACGATGCCATCGTCGTCGGTTCCGGGATCTCGGGCGGTTGGGCCGCCAAGGAACTGACCGAAAAGGGGCTCGAGGTGCTGCTCCTCGAACGCGGCAAGAACGTCGAGCACATCAAGGACTACATCAATGCCACCAAGCCCATCTGGGAGTACCCGCATCGCGGTGGGCGCACCTATGCGATGGAAGAAGCCCATCCAGTGCTCAAGCGAGATTACCCGCTCAACGAGAAAAACCTCGATTGGTGGGTTTCGGACAAGGATTCGCCGTATACCGAGATCAAGCGCTTCGACTGGTTCCGGGGCTATCAGGTCGGTGGCCGGTCGCTTCTCTGGGGACGCCATAGTTACCGCTGGAGCGATTTCGATTTCGAGGCCAACGCTCGCGAAGGCATCGCCATCGATTGGCCGATCCGCTACGAGGATCTCGCGCCCTGGTACGACCACGTCGAGCGTCACGCCGGCATCGCCGGCTCCCGCGACGGCCTCGCTCAGCTTCCCGACGGCGAGTTCCAGCCGCCCATCCCGTTGAACTGTGGCGAGGAGATCGTGGCGGAGCGCATGCGGGGACGGTTCGACGGGCGCCGCCAGATGGTTCATGCACGGGTCGCGAACCTCACTCAGCGGCTCCCCGGGCGCTCGCATTGTCGATACCGCAATGCGTGCTGGCTCGGTTGTCCTTTCGGCGCCTACTTCAGCACGCAGTCGTCGACGCTGCCGGCCGCGATGGCTACCGGACGCCTGACGCTCGAGCCCTACTCCATCGTGACCGAAGTACTCTATGACCGCGACCAGAAGCGCGCCACGGGCGTCCGGGTGCTCGACGCGGTGACCGAGCGCTCGACGGAGTATCGGGCACGCATCGTGTTTCTCTGCGCGTCCACCCTCAACACGACATGGATCCTGAAACGCTCTGCCACAGACGTCTGGCCCGGAGGTTTGGGCAGCAGCTCGGGCGAGCTCGGCCACAACCTCATGGACCACCATTTTCGTCTCGGCGCGGAGGGCATCCTCGACGAGCCGGGCTTGGATAAGAAGTACTACTACGGCCGGCGGCCCGCGGGATTTTACATTCCCCGCTACCGAAACCTCTTCGGCGACAAGCGCGACTACCTGCGCGGCTTCGGCTATCAAGGCGGGGCGTCTCGTCTCGGTTGGCAACGTGCCGTCGAAGAGCTCGGCGTCGGGGCGGCTTTCAAGGATAAGATGGCTGAGCCCGGTGAGTGGA of the Vicinamibacteria bacterium genome contains:
- a CDS encoding DUF4019 domain-containing protein, whose translation is MMIGRVGILGVALVSATIVFAQADAERAAVEAADAWLALVDRGDYEESWGQAAALFRSAVSTDQWSQQLRAARAPLGSLVSRKVKSKQYAESLPGAPDGKYVVIQ
- a CDS encoding GMC family oxidoreductase — its product is MQRESYDAIVVGSGISGGWAAKELTEKGLEVLLLERGKNVEHIKDYINATKPIWEYPHRGGRTYAMEEAHPVLKRDYPLNEKNLDWWVSDKDSPYTEIKRFDWFRGYQVGGRSLLWGRHSYRWSDFDFEANAREGIAIDWPIRYEDLAPWYDHVERHAGIAGSRDGLAQLPDGEFQPPIPLNCGEEIVAERMRGRFDGRRQMVHARVANLTQRLPGRSHCRYRNACWLGCPFGAYFSTQSSTLPAAMATGRLTLEPYSIVTEVLYDRDQKRATGVRVLDAVTERSTEYRARIVFLCASTLNTTWILKRSATDVWPGGLGSSSGELGHNLMDHHFRLGAEGILDEPGLDKKYYYGRRPAGFYIPRYRNLFGDKRDYLRGFGYQGGASRLGWQRAVEELGVGAAFKDKMAEPGEWRIGATAFGEMLPYHGNRVFIDETRTDKWGLPVLAIDCEMGENERLMRVDMMNDMAETLEAAGVKKVRTYDRGYAPGMGIHEMGTARMGHDPRTSVLNRWNQVWDAPNVFVTDGASMTSAACQNPSLTYMALTARAANYAVGELERHNL
- a CDS encoding PIN domain-containing protein, whose protein sequence is MIVLVDTSVWIRFLSNRAPYAAEMDALLSRDEVSGHDFVYGELLIGDKGGRKSLLADYEQMHRAPVVPHVDVVEFVSERRLHGRGVGWIDAHLLASSLVGRLKLWTTDPRLKALAEELRIHYEFSE
- a CDS encoding TIM barrel protein; this translates as MVSRRRFLAAAGVAPLAAGYQPVPRKFKTQFAVNVETWWRDLSFLERLDHAAAAGFPAIEFWPWRGKDIEAIAAKTRELGLVVTQFTAWGFEPGMNDPGNHDAVVSEIEASCGAAKTLGARWMTVVAGDDQPGMSQDEMHENVIIALKRVAPIAERHDVTLILEPMNIRVDHQGHCLYGSAPAIRIVEAVGSSHVKINWDLYHLQITEGDLCGHLAEGIEHIGYVQLADHPGRNEPGTGEVHYNRVLKELDRLGYRGYVGLELNPLQGEEAAADAVASADVW